Proteins encoded together in one Meles meles chromosome 7, mMelMel3.1 paternal haplotype, whole genome shotgun sequence window:
- the C7H12orf73 gene encoding protein BRAWNIN: MPAGVSWATYLKMFAASLLTMCAGAEVVHRYYRPDLTIPEIPPKPGELKTELLGLKKRQHEPQISQQ; encoded by the exons ATGCCCGCGGGAGTGTCCTGGGCCACCTACCTGAAAATGTTCGCGGCCAGCCTCCTGACCATGTGCGCCGGGGCCGAAGTGGTGCACAGGTACTACCGGCCGGACCTG ACAATACCTGAAATTCCACCAAAGCCTGGAGAACTCAAAACGGAGCTTTTGGGACTCAAAAAGAGACAACACGAACCTCAAATTTCTCAGCAATAG